A region of the Clostridium estertheticum subsp. estertheticum genome:
CCGTCAAACCACTCAGTACAATCTATTGATAAAATATAAGAAACTATAATAAATAAAGCAAATAAAAATGTTATCCAAATCCACTTATTTGTTCTTGTAAATCTATTCTAAATACCCTTTTTCATAATTTTACTTAATCCTCCCAACACATTAACACAAGTTATGAATAATCATAGTAATATATTAACTTCCTATTATAAACATTAAGGCTTGTACTAAATATAGAATAGAGTAACTGCATATTATTAGCCTAATGGGCATCTCCACATTTTGTCCAGTTTTTCTAATTTCTTTAGTAATCTTACAGTTGTTTATGACGAACTTTAAGAACAGAGCGACTTAATGAAATTATATATTATTCTGATTTGTAATATTCGTTTTTGTATACAAAGCTATTGGATTTTCGTATCATCATTTTGTAAATTATCCCTTATCTGCTCTATAGTAGTTAAGGTCTCTAAATGATAGTTCGTATATATTCGCAACAACTTCCCTTTTACAGACCTTAGATAAAACAAATTATTCCTATCCTTGACTAATTCCTTGAATCCGCCTAAATGCTTATGTACATACTTATGATGATAACAACACAACACTATTCCATTTTTATAAGTGTCTAAACTCAAGTCATCACACACTTCTTCCGACAAATTTTGTATGTGATGCATTTCCACATATCTTTTTCCTTTTTCATCTTCTATAATAGGAATTTTCAATCCAATATCTTCAGTAGAACATATTTGACATCTACGACTATACAATTTTTTAAGTTTATCTGACAAGGTTGCATTTCTTTTCTGTTTTTCAATAGTGGCTAATTCAGTTATAGGTCCTGAATTTTGAATAGCTTCTAGCTCTTCTAAATATTTTTCTCTTTGTTCTTTCTCATCTTCTGATATTCCAAAGACACTCTTATCTACCTCTATACTTACTCCATTAACCCTATTCTTAAACACTCTAGTGTATCCATAACTCTCTATCAGTGTAGTTATAGAAATATCCTTTATAGTACTTATTCTATCTAAATAACTATACTCACTTGAACGGCTTTCTACACAAACATTATTATCCTCATCTGAAAAACTCTCCAACATTAGTGCTATTTTTGTTTTAACATCTAAGTTTAATAATTTTTTTCTTTGCTCTTCTTTCCAATCATATGGAATATAATCTATTGGCAAATCCTTATAAGAATCTATCCTTTCTAATCCTATAGAACTTAAATACTCCTCAAGTTTAATATTCCTTTTGGTACAATATGAACTTAAATTACCATATAAATTATCTAAAGAATGTATGTAAACTTTATTATCATAAACTATATAATCTTCTTTTAGAATTTTTTCATAGTCCATTATTCTTCTTTCAGAATTTTCAATACGACCTCTCTTATAATTAAATCCTAAAGCCTTTATCATTTCAGTGTAAGTAGTATACCCATTCCTCTTAGGTAACATTTTTAAAGTGTCATACATTTTATCACCTATAGGAACATTAACAAAATTATCTTCATCTGCATAACTTTTTAATATATCTTTTATTACATCAATTGTATAAATAACATTCAAATTTTCTTTTAAATACTCTACACCTAATGTATTTAGATAATCTCCAACCGAAATATCCAACTTTAAACGTCTTTTATTTATTCTACTGTATAATGAGGAATTTTCACTTGCATTAAAACTTGTAAATTTTAGTGACTCTCCTTCAGTATTTAAATTACGTATATCTCTTAATATTTTAAAATCTATGTCATTATGCGATAAATATCCAAACTCTATTAACTTCTCTTTTACAACTCCACTGAATTTAAAATGACACTTAAAAATATTATTGTTCTTGACTAATATAGCTATATCTTCTATACTATCTTTTCCAAAGTATATATTTAAACTAATTAATCCATCTGAACTTTCCTGTATAACTTCTCTCTTACTTAATGTTTTAACTATTAAAGTTATTTCTTCTTCAGTGAAAGCTGCTCTATTCCACGAAGGAGGGTCAATCCACTTGACTCCTAATCTACTATCAAGGGATTGCTTGCTTTTAAGATTTACAAACAAAGCTATACTAGATTTTACACATGTATATTCCTTAATTAGTTTTTTTAAATTATAAACATCAATATCTGAATAAGAAAACTCTGAATCATCTGTAAATGTATCTTCCATTGTATACTTACAAGTTTTTACTGTATATCCTAATTTCTTTAAATAATCTACAATACTAATATTACTATTCTTACAATGAATTCCTATTGATAAATATAACCCAGAATTATTTTCATGAAAACTAACTAAATTATCTATTATCTTATTAGGACAACAATTTATCAAGTTTTCTTCTATATTTTCTACCGAAAAAACACCACCATTTCGAAAATAGTTTAATCCTAGTTTTTTTACAATGTAATCTTTTCTATTCAGTTTAGATATTTTCTGTGATCTTTTGAATTCGTCATAAAAATCTAAAGTAATTATATTTTTAGTACACCCATCTGGATATACCTCTAATAATTTATTTCTCATTATTTCATCGTCTTCACTTCTAATATTAATAAAATCAGTAACTTTCATAATTTCTCCCATGTTTGATTAGATTTAGTTGATTTTTCTTATCCAAGTATTTAAGTTTCATACTTAATAAATACTTTACAAGTTTTACATATCACTAGGCCCTTACTAATCAATTATATTTTAATTTTTTTAACTGCTCATTATAGAGATTCTTTGAAGTTACATTTTTCCTACCATAAACGCTTTCTTTACATAATTCAACAAACATTCATAATTTTCCTTTAAATTTTGCAAAAAAAATATATTCACCCCTTAAATTGCCATAAAACGCCTCCGTTAATTTACGAAAACCACTAGTATTTTATATATGATCCGCATTAATATATATTTTATAATTTTCAAATATATCATCAAATAAAAATAAGGCATTATCTCCAATTACTATTTTAACGGAAAAATGCCTTCACTCTTTTAATTATTATATTTAAATATGTTTATATTTATTTGTTCATCTATTTTTACTGAATAATTTGATCTCAATCTAGTTGAATAGAAGCTACATTTTAGATTAAATCAAATAACAATTACTTCCAGGGTACTACTATATATATCAAATCATACTTTTCTATATCTTCACTAGTATTTCATTTATATCTTTGCTGACCTTTACTCTTTCCTCATAAACCCAATCTACATCAAATTCTAATTTGAATTTTTTAGAGAATGAATAATACATATTTATTTTTTGATAATATATTTCCAAATCCTCTAAATTATTTTTTAAACATTCTGGTTTAAATAAACTCTCTTGTTTATAAATAAATAGCTCTTCTACATAATGTAAAAATGTATTCATTAATTCCTCTCTTGAGATATCAAATGGAACTTTCAATAAATCCCATTGAACTTCTTCTTTTAACTTGTAATTCTTTATTCTATCTAGAATTAATATATAATCACTAATATCCATTTTAGTATAATAGTCTAATTTCTCTTCCCTAGTACTCCATAAAACTAGTTTATCAATTAAAGGTAAACCTTTGATTTTCACTATAACATCTGATGGTCCAATAACTGCTTTCTTTATCTCTTCATCTTTAACTTCCAATCTAGATTTAATGAAATCTTGAGTATCTCCTGCGCTGGCTACATACCCTACATCATAGATACCTCTTCGTCCTGCACGTCCACTAACTTGCTTTACTTCTTGTGATGTTAGTTCTCGTACTTCTTCACCGTCAAATTTTTTTATACTCATAAAAATAATTCTTCTAATAGGTAAATTGACCCCCATGCCGATTGCATCAGTAGTTACTAAAATTTTCGCCACCTTATTTGTAAATTGTTTATATTGAATTTTTCTAACTTCTGGTGGTAAATCTCCATATATTATGCTAGTTTTAATACCTATCTTAGAATACCTTTCTGCTATTTCTAATACTCCCTTTTTAGAAAACACTACAATTGCATCACCCTCTTGAATATGATTATAATTAAAATTTATGTTTTCAACTTCTAAAGGGATATCTCTTGTATATTCTTTTATAGAATACTTATCTCCACAGTCATTTATAATTGTTTCTAGTATGTTTTTCGTATTAGCGGCTCCACATATATGAATCTCTTTACATCTTAATCCTAATAAGGCCTTACTCCATGCCATTCCCCTATGTTGATCTTTAATCATTTGAATTTCATCAATAACAGCTATATCATAATGTTCCTTTAAATTAACCTTTTCTATTGTACACGAAACATGGGTTGAACCTATCTTTAATACTTCTTCCTCCCCAGTTAATAGGTCACAAATTATTCCATCATTATTCAATTTTTCAAAATTCTCTAAAGCAAGAATTCTTAGTGGTGATAAATATATACCCTTTTGTGCAGCTTTCAGACGTTCTACAGCATTATATGTTTTACCTGTATTCGTATCGCCTAAATGAATGTAAATCATTCTATCCATACCTCTAGCTTCTACATACTCATCTTTAGGGTTATTCGGAAATTTTTCTTCAAACTCCTTAATAATTAATTTTGGTATATGTTGCTTCGTAAGTAATAGCATGAACCCATAATTTAAAAAAGTGTTATAGTTCCCTCTTAAAACCTTATGAAACTCAAAATCAGTCCCATTCCTCTTATTGTAATCCTCAAGCATTCTTTTTGATATATCTTCTAATAATTCCTCGTATTTCTCATACACCTTTTTAAAATCCTTGAAACCTTCATTTTCTAGCTCTTTAATCTTTTTTAGTTTTTTTCTTATTGCTACTTCATGTTCAATAAGAGCTCCTGGCTTTGAATGATGAACTATCTCTTCAATTTGACTAATTTGACCTTTTAATTTTTTAAATTCTCTTTGAGATTCATTTCTTTTCATCTCGTCTCCTCCAACTAAACTTCCTAATTAATCTTAACTTTAAAATATATGGTTTCCTAATGTTACAAAAACTATAACCACTCTTTGAATTAACTATGTTTTCTATTTATAATTCTCCATTTATATGAAATACTCACTTTATAATTACTTCGAAAATTGCATTAGTAAAAACATTAGATACAGTAAATTCTACAATACTTTAAATAAAACACCCAATAACACTTGTTTTAGTGAACAAGTGTTATTGGGTGCTTTTTATTGGATATCTACCCTTTTAGATACAAATCCCTTTTAGTGTAATCCTATACTTATATTTTTTTTGACATCTTCTTTATTTTTCATTCTTGATTTAAGTATATTATAAATCACACCAAGTATTATAAACCATACAGGTGTTACAAATAAGGCTACACGAGTTTCCTTAGTAAGTGCCAATACAACTATAATGAAAGCAATAAATGCTAGAATTATATAGTTAGAAATTGGGTAAAATGGCATTTTGAATTTGCTCTTAGCAGCAAGTTTAGGATTAGTTTTGCGATATATTAAATGGCAGACAACTATAATTGCCCAAATGAAGATAAAGCAGAATGTTGATATACTTGTAATGAGTACAAATACACCTTCTGGCATAATATAATTCAAAATAACTGAAATCAAGATAACAGTTGCCGAGAACATTAAAGCATTAGAAGGTACTTGATTAGAAGTTAATTTTTTCATTGACTCAGGTGCATTCTTTTCTTTAGCAAGAGAGTAAACCATACGGCTTGTGCTGAATATACCGCTGTTACAAGCAGATGCAGCTGATGTTAGTACAACAAAATTTATAATACTTGCTGCCGCTGGGATTCCCACTGCAGAAAACACCTGTACAAATGGGCTTTTATCGGGATTAATTGAATTCCATGGGTATATACTCATAATAACAATAAGTGCCCCAATATAGAAAATAATAATTCTAATTGGAATATTGTTAATAGCACTTGGAATAACCTTTTCTGGATTTTCAGTTTCGCCAGCTAGTAACCCAACTAATTCTATTCCAGTAAAAGCAAATACAACCATTTGGAAGGACAGAATAAAACCACTTACCCCATTAGGAAACCAACCACCATGATTCCAAAGGTTTGTAAAGCTAGACACGCCAGCATTTGTAGAAAATCCTTTAATAATCATGAATGTACAAATTATAATTAGTGCTAAAATTGCGACAATTTTAATTAAGGCAAACCAGAATTCCATTTCACCGAATAACTTTACTGTAGTAAGGTTCATAATTAGTAAAATTACAAGAGCTATAAGGCTTGGAACCCATTGCGCTACATTGGGTAACCAGTATTGTACATAAAGTCCAGTAGCAGTTAAGTCAGCCATAGCAAGTGAAATCCAACAGAACCAGTATGTCCATCCAGTAATAAATGCTGCTCCGTTACCTAGATAATCCTGTACAAAATCTACAAATGAATGATATTTTGAATTAGAAAGCAATAATTCCCCAAGTGCACGCATAATAAGAAAACAGATTGTGCCTGTTATCGCATATGCAAATAAAATAGATGGACCTGCCAAGTGAATTGACCTTCCTGAACCAAGGAATAACCCAGTTCCAATTGCACCTCCAATTGCAAGCAATTGAACATGACGATTTTTCAGACCTCTTGATAAATTTTCATTTTCTGACATATATATTCCTCCATCTCAGTCAAAAGGCATGTACTAAAAAATGCCTTTTCCTATATAAATATTTTGCGATTGGAGATACAACTGGGAATAGATAAGATCTAAATGAAGTAATTGGTAATATATTACTTTCGTAAGATATGTTACCTGTCCCCTGTCCTTTTACCTGAGAGTTTCGCCTTTACAGCTTTCTCCTTCGGTGCTCATTATGAGTCTCTCCAAGGGTTCATCCAATAGCGGTCATCTCTAATTAAATAGGTACCTGAAAGATTTACCCCTTCGGTGAATGGCATGCCATTACTCTCCCGCTATCTTCATCTGAACTATTAAATTTTATTGTTTCATAGTAATACATATTCGATAAATTTGCAATGATTTTTTCACTTTTAATGTAAATAAAAAGTTTATTTAGTCACAATTACTAAAAATGTATTGCACTACTATAGTTTATATTTTTATTGTACATCTTTCTTAATGCTCCTTATACTTAATATTGTTCCAATGATAAATGTTGTGCATAAAACTATAATACCAAGAGCATAATTTGTGTAAGTTCTTCCATTTTCATGGGGACTTAATATAGTTGGAATAGTCCACGGAAATAACGTATTAAATGGTGTATTCATTATTATGAGGGAAACAGTTGTAGCACCTACCCCTAGTATTATTGGTGGAACTATACTTTTGTAATAAATAGCTAAGAAGGCAACTATAGGAATTAATGCAAAGTGCATAATAATCATAAAAATATAAGTTTTACCGTTATATAGTAAAATACTAAAAGTTAAAGGTTCATGTTTTATGGTAAGTCCTAAAAGCATTGCCAAGATAAATGAGGATATAAGTGTAATAGAAATAAGAATTAATACAACAACAAGTTTACTTATAAAAAATTGCATTCTATTTATTGGATAAGTAAACATGCTATTTACTGTATTTTCTCTATATTCCCGTGAATATATATATCCTGCTAATACAGAAAAGAAAGCAATCCCAAGCATTACATTAACAAGCATTTCATTAGTTGTAAAATAATCTTTCCAAACAACAATAGGAAACTTTTTATTAACTGCATACATTGAAAACACTAAAATATTAGGAAACAATGAACATAGAGGCATACACCACAAAATTTTACATTTTTTTAGCTTAAGGAATTCAGTCTTTATCACCGTTGATAAACTTACACCATTATTCATTTAAATCATCTCCTACTAACTTAATAAAATAATCTTCAAGACTGTCTCTGTGTAGAATTATGATTGTACATAAATTCAAATAATAAAAATGTATTGTACTACTATAATTTATATTTTTATTGTACATCCTTCTTAATGCTCCTTATACTTAATATTATTCCAACGATAAATGTTGTACATAAAACAATAATACCCAGAGCATAATTTGGGTAAGTTCCTTCATTTTGTTGAGGACTTAATATAGCTGGAATACTCCAAGGAAATACTGTATTAAATGGAGTATTCATCATAATGAGAGAAACAGTTATAGCACCTACCCCCAGTATTATTGGTGGTAATATACTTTTATAATAAATAGCTAAGAAGGCAACTATAGGAATTAATGCAAAGTGCATAATAATCATAAAAATATAAGTTTTAGCGTAATATAGTAAAATACTAAAAGTTAAAGGTTCATGTTTTATGGTAAGTCCTAAAAGCATTGCCAAGATAAATGAGGATATAAGTGTAATAGAAATAAGAATTAATACAACAACAAGTTTACTTATAAAAAATTGAATTCTACTTATTGGATAAGTAAACATGCTATTTACTGTATTTTCTTGATATTCCCTTGAAAATATATATCCTGCTAATACAGAAAAGAAGGCAATCCCAAGCATCACGTTAATAAGCATTTCATTATCTGTAAAATAATCTTTCCAAACAACTATAGGATACTTTTTATTAACTGCATATATTGAAAACACTAAAATATTAGGAAACAATGAGCATAGAGGCATACACCACAAAACTTTACATTTTCTTAGTTTAAGAAATTCAGTATGCATAACAGTTGGTAAACTTGCAGCATTATTCATTTATATCACTTCCTACCAACTTAATAAAATAATCTTCAAGACTGTCCCTAAGCAAAGATATTTCTTTAACCTCAACATTATTTTGTATTAGCATCCTATTAATATTAGAAGTCTCTGTTAACCTTTCATAAATTTTAATTACTCCCGGTTCTGATATTATATAATCTGAGATGTTAAATTTTTGTTCTAACATAAATACGGCATCTCTATCATTATTAACTTTAAGCTCAATATAATGTCTGTTTTTCTTTTTTAATGCTTCAGAGTCTATTTCTTCTAGTAGTTTCCCTTTATGTATGATACCCACTTTAGTAGCTAATTGCTGAATTTCACTTAAAATATGGCTTGATATTAATACAGTTATATGCCTTTTTCGCGATAAATCAAGTATAAGTTGTCGTATTTCTTTTATTCCCACAGGGTCTAATCCATTTGTTGGTTCATCTAACACTAAGAATTCAGGATTATGAAGTAAAGCTCTTGCTATGCCAAGTCTCTGTTTCATACCCAACGAAAACTCTTTTGTTTTTCTATTAGCAGCATCAAGTATTCCCGCTACTTCTAGTGATTGTTCTATACAATTTTTGTCTGGAACACCCATAAGTTTTCTGTGAATATCTAAATTTTCTACCGCGGTTAAATTTTCATAAAAACCTGGAAATTCTATAATTGACCCAACTCTTGCAAAATAATGTTTTTTGTCCTCACTCAGCTTTTCACCAAACAATTCAATATTTCCTGTGGTAGGCTTAATTAGCCCCATTATCATTCTCATAGTAGTTGTTTTACCCGCACCATTTAAGCCTAAGAATCCATAAATATCTCCTTTTTCAATTGTTATATTTACGTCATCAACAGCTTTATGTTCTTTATACTGCT
Encoded here:
- a CDS encoding amino acid permease codes for the protein MSENENLSRGLKNRHVQLLAIGGAIGTGLFLGSGRSIHLAGPSILFAYAITGTICFLIMRALGELLLSNSKYHSFVDFVQDYLGNGAAFITGWTYWFCWISLAMADLTATGLYVQYWLPNVAQWVPSLIALVILLIMNLTTVKLFGEMEFWFALIKIVAILALIIICTFMIIKGFSTNAGVSSFTNLWNHGGWFPNGVSGFILSFQMVVFAFTGIELVGLLAGETENPEKVIPSAINNIPIRIIIFYIGALIVIMSIYPWNSINPDKSPFVQVFSAVGIPAAASIINFVVLTSAASACNSGIFSTSRMVYSLAKEKNAPESMKKLTSNQVPSNALMFSATVILISVILNYIMPEGVFVLITSISTFCFIFIWAIIVVCHLIYRKTNPKLAAKSKFKMPFYPISNYIILAFIAFIIVVLALTKETRVALFVTPVWFIILGVIYNILKSRMKNKEDVKKNISIGLH
- a CDS encoding ABC transporter ATP-binding protein, which codes for MECILKTYNLTKQYKEHKAVDDVNITIEKGDIYGFLGLNGAGKTTTMRMIMGLIKPTTGNIELFGEKLSEDKKHYFARVGSIIEFPGFYENLTAVENLDIHRKLMGVPDKNCIEQSLEVAGILDAANRKTKEFSLGMKQRLGIARALLHNPEFLVLDEPTNGLDPVGIKEIRQLILDLSRKRHITVLISSHILSEIQQLATKVGIIHKGKLLEEIDSEALKKKNRHYIELKVNNDRDAVFMLEQKFNISDYIISEPGVIKIYERLTETSNINRMLIQNNVEVKEISLLRDSLEDYFIKLVGSDINE
- a CDS encoding ABC transporter permease, with the protein product MNNGVSLSTVIKTEFLKLKKCKILWCMPLCSLFPNILVFSMYAVNKKFPIVVWKDYFTTNEMLVNVMLGIAFFSVLAGYIYSREYRENTVNSMFTYPINRMQFFISKLVVVLILISITLISSFILAMLLGLTIKHEPLTFSILLYNGKTYIFMIIMHFALIPIVAFLAIYYKSIVPPIILGVGATTVSLIIMNTPFNTLFPWTIPTILSPHENGRTYTNYALGIIVLCTTFIIGTILSIRSIKKDVQ
- a CDS encoding helicase-related protein; amino-acid sequence: MKRNESQREFKKLKGQISQIEEIVHHSKPGALIEHEVAIRKKLKKIKELENEGFKDFKKVYEKYEELLEDISKRMLEDYNKRNGTDFEFHKVLRGNYNTFLNYGFMLLLTKQHIPKLIIKEFEEKFPNNPKDEYVEARGMDRMIYIHLGDTNTGKTYNAVERLKAAQKGIYLSPLRILALENFEKLNNDGIICDLLTGEEEVLKIGSTHVSCTIEKVNLKEHYDIAVIDEIQMIKDQHRGMAWSKALLGLRCKEIHICGAANTKNILETIINDCGDKYSIKEYTRDIPLEVENINFNYNHIQEGDAIVVFSKKGVLEIAERYSKIGIKTSIIYGDLPPEVRKIQYKQFTNKVAKILVTTDAIGMGVNLPIRRIIFMSIKKFDGEEVRELTSQEVKQVSGRAGRRGIYDVGYVASAGDTQDFIKSRLEVKDEEIKKAVIGPSDVIVKIKGLPLIDKLVLWSTREEKLDYYTKMDISDYILILDRIKNYKLKEEVQWDLLKVPFDISREELMNTFLHYVEELFIYKQESLFKPECLKNNLEDLEIYYQKINMYYSFSKKFKLEFDVDWVYEERVKVSKDINEILVKI
- a CDS encoding ABC transporter permease — protein: MNNAASLPTVMHTEFLKLRKCKVLWCMPLCSLFPNILVFSIYAVNKKYPIVVWKDYFTDNEMLINVMLGIAFFSVLAGYIFSREYQENTVNSMFTYPISRIQFFISKLVVVLILISITLISSFILAMLLGLTIKHEPLTFSILLYYAKTYIFMIIMHFALIPIVAFLAIYYKSILPPIILGVGAITVSLIMMNTPFNTVFPWSIPAILSPQQNEGTYPNYALGIIVLCTTFIVGIILSIRSIKKDVQ